One window of Ziziphus jujuba cultivar Dongzao chromosome 5, ASM3175591v1 genomic DNA carries:
- the LOC132803876 gene encoding pentatricopeptide repeat-containing protein At2g22410, mitochondrial-like, which yields MYSLCGLMEEARRVFNLLPVFVRDVVSWNSILSGYLQCERNADSLKVFVEMMEDGSVWPAQVTFVGVLTACARIGFLDLGWKIHGLVLGSGLELNVFLGSSLIDMYAKCGKMEDARKVFDGISNRNVVCWISMIVGYAQSDSFKEAIELFREMQLRGVEADAATVGSVVSACGNLGALSHGRWVHSYSERWGSLMSLSVKTSLIDMHSKCGDIERALQIFHELSNKDVISWTAVVTGLTLNGESRRALHLFSQMAMSRDVMPNEVTFLGVLSACSHGGFVELGFVYFNAMSQS from the coding sequence ATGTACTCTCTGTGTGGTCTTATGGAGGAAGCTCGAAGAGTTTTCAATTTGCTTCCGGTTTTTGTTCGCGACGTGGTGTCTTGGAATAGCATCCTTTCTGGGTATTTACAGTGCGAGCGCAATGCGGATTCCTTGAAGGTGTTTGTGGAAATGATGGAGGATGGTTCGGTGTGGCCTGCTCAGGTGACTTTTGTGGGTGTTCTGACTGCTTGTGCTAGGATTGGATTTCTTGATTTAGGGTGGAAAATCCATGGATTAGTTTTAGGAAGTGGACTGGAATTGAATGTCTTCTTGGGTTCATCTTTGATCGATATGTATGCTAAGTGCGGGAAGATGGAGGATGCGAGAAAAGTTTTCGACGGTATTTCTAACAGAAATGTGGTCTGTTGGATTTCCATGATAGTGGGTTATGCTCAGTCAGATTCATTCAAGGAGGCGATTGAATTGTTCAGAGAGATGCAATTACGTGGGGTTGAAGCAGATGCGGCAACAGTTGGCAGTGTTGTATCGGCATGCGGGAATTTAGGGGCATTAAGCCATGGTAGATGGGTGCATAGCTATTCTGAAAGGTGGGGTTCTTTGATGAGCCTCTCAGTGAAGACTTCTTTGATTGATATGCACTCAAAATGTGGAGATATAGAAAGGGCCCTCCAGATTTTCCATGAATTGTCTAACAAAGATGTTATTTCTTGGACTGCTGTGGTTACTGGTCTAACCCTGAATGGGGAGTCCAGGAGGGCTTTGCACTTGTTTTCACAAATGGCAATGTCAAGGGATGTCATGCCAAACGAGGTCACTTTTCTGGGAGTATTGTCGGCTTGTAGCCATGGTGGATTTGTAGAATTGGGTTTTGTCTATTTCAATGCCATGTCTCAAAGTTGA